In Scomber japonicus isolate fScoJap1 chromosome 21, fScoJap1.pri, whole genome shotgun sequence, one DNA window encodes the following:
- the LOC128382536 gene encoding RNA-binding Raly-like protein isoform X1 — MTMYKGKRRNHRYINMAGEPKPYRPKAGSKRPLSAVYSGYELDYEYYRDDFYSRLFDYHGRVAPPPRAVIPLKRSRVLAPSSRRGKTSFPIKTTSSSSSSSSRPPTSSSSGLKPVKTDQLQTIKRELTQIKMKIDSLLGRLEKIEKQQRAESEAQRKYEDNCDSLHEESVSETAENSGEEAGEGALDVEAGEMTDGGEDDYDEEGSHHLIENHVSDIDN, encoded by the exons ATGACCATGTACAAGGGGAAGCGTCGCAATCATCGAT acaTAAACATGGCAGGTGAGCCCAAGCCATACAGGCCTAAAGCTGGCTCCAAACGGCCGCTCTCAGCTGTTTACAG TGGTTATGAATTAGATTACGAGTACTACAGGGATGATTTCTACAGCAG GCTTTTTGACTACCACGGCCGAGTGGCTCCCCCACCCAGAGCCGTGATCCCTCTCAAACGCTCCAGGGTTCTCGCTCCCTCCTCCCGCCGTGGGAAGACCTCCTTCCCCATCAAAactacctcctcttcctcctcttcatcctccagACCTCCCACATCATCCTCCTCTGGGCTCAAAC cAGTGAAGACGGACCAGCTTCAGACCATTAAACGGGAGCTCACTCAGATCAAGATGAAGATTGACTCTTTGCTGGGACGTCTGGAGAAGATTGAGAAGCAGCAGAGAGCCGAGTCTG AGGCTCAGAGAAAGTACGAGGATAACTGCGACTCCTTGCATGAGGAGTCCGTGTCAGAGACGGCAGAAAACTCTGGGGAGGAGGCCGGCGAGGGTGCGCTGGACGTGGAGGCGGGAGAGATGACCGATGGAGGCGAGGACGACTACGACGAGGAGGGCAGCCACCATCTG